In the genome of Opitutia bacterium KCR 482, one region contains:
- a CDS encoding DUF4328 domain-containing protein, translated as MEKKEISDSKLKLSFRAGWTIKLLWASAALYALAFPCVLVISFMPEPPALWAIVAGVGMLAFAAVLLCCAVFYLMWLHAAAKNKFLFNKDGFMENAKTGKKTFMMTPAWTVAWNLIPILNYFMPYIAMKQILFATNSKPYNAPDDAMKLVKWWWAMFLFMNFVPSFAGFAFGIAYCVLSVKLVSKITDLQTAKLDALAAGCETVADAEFEVLPDSPKA; from the coding sequence ATGGAAAAAAAAGAAATCTCCGACTCCAAATTGAAACTTTCGTTCAGGGCGGGCTGGACAATAAAACTGCTGTGGGCAAGCGCCGCGCTCTACGCTCTCGCCTTTCCCTGCGTTCTTGTTATCAGCTTCATGCCCGAACCGCCCGCGCTTTGGGCTATCGTTGCGGGCGTGGGCATGCTCGCGTTCGCCGCGGTTTTGCTTTGCTGCGCTGTGTTCTACCTGATGTGGCTGCACGCCGCCGCAAAGAACAAGTTTCTATTCAACAAAGACGGCTTTATGGAGAACGCAAAAACGGGCAAAAAGACGTTCATGATGACGCCCGCGTGGACTGTCGCGTGGAATCTTATCCCGATTTTAAACTATTTCATGCCCTACATCGCAATGAAGCAGATTCTCTTCGCCACAAATTCCAAGCCCTACAACGCGCCCGACGACGCCATGAAGCTCGTAAAATGGTGGTGGGCGATGTTCCTGTTTATGAACTTCGTTCCGTCGTTCGCAGGGTTTGCTTTCGGTATTGCCTACTGCGTTCTGTCAGTAAAGCTTGTTTCGAAAATTACAGACTTGCAGACGGCGAAGCTCGACGCCCTCGCCGCGGGTTGCGAAACCGTTGCCGACGCCGAATTCGAGGTTCTGCCCGACTCTCCGAAAGCTTAA
- the galE gene encoding UDP-glucose 4-epimerase GalE, with translation MNVLVIGGAGYIGSHCVRQLIAAGHKPVVLDNLVYGHKGALLPSVKFYRGNLEDKKLVGEILDNEKIDIVMHFAAFINVGESVMNPIKYYYNNLSGVITLIETMIEHGVKKFVFSSTCATFGVPQKLPLTEDHPQLPINPYGQTKLDVENFLKACARAYGLSFVALRYFNASGAAEDGTIGEDHTPETHIIPLTIFAATGKRPSINVFGTDYNTPDGTCLRDYVHVDDLCRAHIAAFKNLEKEGSCSFYNLGTGTPNSVLEIIKGVEEVTGLKVPVVYGARREGDPDALYANSQKAQTELGWKIKFTDVRAIIETAWRWHKNNPNGFPKD, from the coding sequence ATGAATGTACTGGTAATCGGAGGCGCGGGCTACATCGGAAGCCACTGCGTAAGACAACTCATAGCCGCGGGGCACAAACCCGTGGTTCTCGACAACCTTGTCTACGGACACAAGGGGGCTTTGCTGCCGTCGGTAAAATTCTACCGCGGAAACCTCGAAGACAAAAAGCTTGTGGGCGAAATTCTCGACAACGAGAAAATCGACATCGTAATGCACTTCGCCGCGTTCATCAACGTCGGCGAATCGGTCATGAACCCCATCAAGTACTACTACAACAACCTTTCGGGCGTAATAACGCTCATCGAAACGATGATAGAGCACGGCGTGAAAAAGTTCGTGTTCTCGTCAACCTGCGCGACTTTCGGCGTGCCGCAGAAGCTTCCGCTCACCGAAGACCACCCGCAGCTGCCGATTAACCCCTACGGTCAGACGAAGCTCGACGTCGAAAACTTCCTCAAAGCATGCGCGCGCGCATACGGGCTGAGCTTTGTGGCGTTGCGCTACTTCAACGCGTCGGGCGCGGCGGAGGACGGCACAATCGGCGAAGACCACACGCCCGAAACGCACATCATTCCGCTTACGATTTTCGCCGCAACGGGCAAACGCCCCTCGATTAACGTCTTCGGGACAGACTACAATACGCCCGACGGCACATGCCTGCGCGACTATGTCCACGTTGACGACCTCTGCCGCGCTCACATCGCCGCGTTCAAAAACCTCGAAAAGGAGGGCAGCTGCTCGTTCTACAACCTCGGCACGGGCACGCCGAACTCGGTTCTGGAAATCATCAAGGGCGTCGAGGAAGTCACGGGGCTGAAAGTTCCCGTGGTCTACGGCGCGCGCCGCGAGGGCGACCCCGACGCGCTCTACGCAAACTCGCAAAAAGCGCAGACGGAACTCGGCTGGAAAATCAAATTCACCGACGTCCGCGCGATTATCGAAACCGCGTGGAGGTGGCACAAAAACAACCCCAACGGATTCCCGAAAGACTAA
- the galK gene encoding galactokinase translates to MKESLVSSFEKIFGRKPEALAQAPGRIEFIGNHTDYNGGLVMGVALDKDVMVAIAKRADRRLCFARAKFGDKVFVELDALEKQPKELNWVNYPLGVFKFLVQAGLKADCGFDMLDCSNLPAGAGLSSSAAIELASAYAMSKLYGFEADRKTLVKIGRKCENEFVGMPCGILDQGVSGFGKKDTIVYIDCLTEEFSNYPLPPNCRFWLFNSTKKHALVDGLYAARHAECMEAAKILSNGGRQKPLRAFTPADLESAKDKMSDVVYRRAKHVIEENARVVKAKELLLSGDIAGVGKLLNASHESSRRLFENSCEELDFLVDTVSTMKGVFGARLSGGGFGGAVMALTDETFSQADAEKVAELYEAKFGKKPTVFTCASGDGAKTV, encoded by the coding sequence ATGAAAGAATCACTCGTATCTTCTTTTGAAAAAATCTTCGGGCGCAAGCCCGAAGCCCTCGCGCAGGCTCCGGGGAGAATCGAATTCATCGGCAACCACACCGACTACAACGGCGGTCTCGTAATGGGGGTCGCGCTCGACAAGGACGTGATGGTTGCAATCGCAAAGCGCGCCGACCGCAGGCTGTGCTTCGCCCGCGCAAAATTCGGCGACAAGGTTTTCGTAGAACTCGACGCACTCGAAAAACAGCCCAAAGAGCTGAACTGGGTAAACTATCCGCTGGGCGTGTTCAAGTTCCTCGTGCAGGCGGGGCTGAAAGCCGACTGCGGCTTCGACATGCTCGATTGCAGCAACCTGCCCGCGGGCGCGGGGCTTAGCTCCTCGGCGGCAATCGAACTGGCGAGCGCGTACGCGATGTCGAAACTCTACGGCTTCGAAGCCGACCGCAAGACGCTCGTGAAAATCGGGCGCAAGTGCGAAAACGAATTCGTCGGAATGCCCTGCGGCATTCTCGACCAGGGCGTTTCGGGCTTCGGCAAAAAGGACACAATCGTTTACATCGACTGCCTCACTGAGGAATTTTCAAACTATCCCCTGCCCCCGAACTGCCGCTTCTGGCTCTTCAACTCTACGAAAAAGCACGCGCTCGTCGACGGGCTGTACGCGGCAAGGCACGCGGAGTGCATGGAGGCGGCGAAAATCCTCTCGAACGGCGGCAGGCAAAAACCGCTAAGGGCGTTCACGCCCGCCGATTTGGAGTCGGCAAAAGACAAAATGTCGGACGTAGTTTACCGCCGCGCAAAACACGTTATCGAAGAAAACGCCCGCGTGGTGAAGGCCAAGGAACTGCTGCTTTCGGGCGACATCGCGGGGGTCGGCAAACTTCTGAACGCCTCGCATGAAAGCTCGCGCAGGCTCTTCGAAAACTCCTGCGAAGAGCTCGACTTCCTCGTCGATACGGTCTCGACAATGAAGGGCGTTTTCGGCGCGCGCCTGAGCGGCGGCGGATTCGGCGGCGCGGTAATGGCGCTGACGGACGAAACGTTCTCGCAAGCCGACGCCGAAAAGGTCGCGGAACTCTACGAGGCGAAATTCGGCAAAAAACCCACGGTATTTACTTGCGCGTCGGGCGACGGCGCGAAAACCGTATAA
- the ybaK gene encoding Cys-tRNA(Pro) deacylase has product MNEKTNVVRVLERAKIDFAFHTYSTTGAISGVEVAKAIGKDCSRVFKTLATVGKSKRNFVFVIPVAKELDLKKAAAAVGEKSVEMLKQKDLLPTTGYVHGGCSPIGMKKQFETVFDSSAEACETIVFSAGKIGYQVELPLASLSKVLKYKTADITTD; this is encoded by the coding sequence ATGAACGAAAAGACGAATGTCGTAAGAGTTTTGGAACGCGCGAAAATAGATTTCGCGTTCCACACATATTCCACTACGGGCGCGATTAGCGGAGTCGAAGTGGCGAAGGCTATCGGCAAAGACTGCTCGCGCGTGTTCAAGACGCTCGCGACGGTCGGGAAGTCGAAGCGCAATTTCGTGTTCGTCATTCCCGTGGCGAAAGAGCTTGACCTCAAAAAGGCGGCGGCGGCGGTCGGCGAAAAATCGGTTGAGATGCTCAAACAGAAGGACCTTCTGCCCACAACGGGCTACGTCCACGGGGGCTGCTCGCCAATCGGCATGAAAAAGCAGTTCGAGACGGTCTTCGACAGTAGCGCGGAGGCGTGCGAAACGATAGTGTTCAGCGCGGGGAAAATCGGCTACCAAGTCGAGCTGCCGCTGGCGTCGCTTTCAAAGGTGCTAAAATACAAAACGGCGGACATCACGACGGACTGA
- a CDS encoding VTT domain-containing protein — translation MKAGIFKICAAAAIVASVEIFIGWGELFSLVGDVARAHSDSAFLFFCLMSVGCAFGFPLSLCYLLAGAAFGFWFGWGVCAAVLAISSAIGYALGRFFFPDSLLRGLLRKIPFASDSCGAGMFNVNFAVRVVPGIPYWVQNVVLGGMHTGFALYMSVNLIGQGAIAGAMNFFASSMSEEGAKKYAAFVALVAVLAVFHISANVYYKKIRRRKPADSER, via the coding sequence ATGAAGGCGGGCATTTTCAAAATTTGCGCGGCGGCAGCGATTGTCGCGTCGGTCGAAATTTTCATCGGCTGGGGCGAACTGTTCTCGCTTGTCGGCGACGTCGCGCGCGCGCATTCCGACAGCGCGTTTCTGTTTTTCTGCCTGATGTCGGTAGGCTGCGCGTTCGGCTTTCCGCTTTCGCTCTGCTATCTGCTCGCTGGGGCGGCGTTCGGCTTCTGGTTCGGCTGGGGCGTGTGCGCAGCGGTGCTCGCGATAAGCTCGGCAATAGGCTACGCGCTCGGACGCTTCTTTTTCCCCGACTCCCTCTTGCGCGGGCTTTTGCGGAAAATTCCCTTTGCCTCCGACTCTTGCGGCGCGGGAATGTTCAACGTAAATTTCGCCGTGAGGGTAGTCCCCGGAATACCGTATTGGGTTCAGAATGTCGTCTTGGGGGGAATGCACACGGGCTTTGCGCTGTACATGTCGGTCAACCTAATCGGGCAGGGGGCGATTGCGGGGGCTATGAATTTTTTTGCATCGTCGATGTCGGAGGAGGGCGCGAAAAAATACGCGGCGTTTGTCGCGCTTGTCGCGGTGCTCGCGGTGTTCCATATTTCGGCGAACGTGTACTACAAAAAAATCCGCAGGCGCAAGCCCGCGGATTCCGAAAGGTGA
- a CDS encoding sodium/solute symporter (Members of the Solute:Sodium Symporter (SSS), TC 2.A.21 as described in tcdb.org, catalyze solute:Na+ symport. Known solutes for members of the family include sugars, amino acids, nucleosides, inositols, vitamins, urea or anions, depending on the system.): MDIAVFIAFIAAVVFVGLYKSRGEGGSEDYFLAGRGLTWWLIGISLIAANISTEQFVGMSGSAAGISGLAIASYEWMAAITLVFVAFLFLPKFLKSGIYTVPQFLEFRFDALSRSVMSFMMVIVLVLVNVTAVIYSGATVADTVFGHSADLPFALDLEVACWGIGIIAAVYVCAGGLKACAWADLLQGTALIVGGMLIAYFAFDAFAAKPAAEIATTATFTPQALDSLKDAGIIEKFVSLNYDKLTMFMPADHSEIPWTALIIGLWIPNFYYWGFNQYIIQRTLGASSLAEGQKGIMLAAGLKLIIPFIIVIPGIMAFNLYSDDQAHAAQMDKKIATENAKAYSVVYFDWLDQNNKKYDPRLAVETFSYEQKKGAKHPIFSEHEMNALHDEYARAKADGTVYLTQFVYDKGWAKANENGAKALVDAWNARNSANFDDPMSTKKTFYGYKYDSAFGLLITKVLPAGFGLKGFIFAALLGAVVSSLAAMLNAASTIFTIDIYKKFLNKNASDKNQVLVGRLSVLIFAVIGCLVAPVLANPNLGTVFVYIQEFQGFLSPGILAVFIFGMFSRRAPRFAGAIGIITSPVVYGLLKLFCGDIAFLNRMAITFAVSLGIMALLTLVKPLKQDIVMPENTTMDLSSSRGAKISGIAILVTCVALYVAFSGLFLHAPQM; this comes from the coding sequence TTGGATATCGCAGTATTTATTGCGTTCATCGCGGCGGTCGTTTTCGTCGGATTGTATAAAAGCCGCGGAGAAGGCGGCAGCGAAGACTACTTCCTTGCGGGGCGCGGACTCACTTGGTGGCTCATCGGCATTTCACTCATTGCCGCAAACATCTCCACGGAACAGTTCGTGGGCATGAGCGGAAGCGCGGCGGGCATTTCGGGGCTGGCAATCGCAAGCTACGAATGGATGGCGGCAATCACGCTCGTCTTCGTGGCGTTCCTGTTCCTGCCCAAATTCCTCAAAAGCGGAATCTACACGGTGCCGCAGTTCCTCGAATTCAGGTTCGACGCGCTCTCGCGCTCGGTGATGTCGTTCATGATGGTGATTGTGCTCGTGCTAGTGAACGTGACGGCGGTCATCTATTCGGGCGCGACGGTCGCCGACACGGTGTTCGGACACTCCGCAGACCTCCCCTTTGCGCTCGACCTCGAAGTCGCGTGCTGGGGCATCGGGATTATCGCGGCGGTGTACGTCTGCGCGGGCGGCTTGAAGGCGTGCGCGTGGGCCGACCTTTTGCAGGGCACGGCTCTCATCGTAGGCGGCATGCTGATTGCGTACTTCGCCTTCGACGCGTTCGCGGCAAAGCCCGCGGCGGAAATCGCAACGACGGCTACGTTCACGCCGCAGGCTCTCGACTCCCTCAAAGACGCGGGCATCATCGAAAAATTCGTATCGCTCAACTACGACAAACTAACAATGTTCATGCCCGCAGACCACTCCGAAATTCCGTGGACTGCCCTCATCATCGGCCTGTGGATTCCCAATTTCTACTACTGGGGCTTCAACCAGTACATCATTCAGCGCACGCTCGGCGCGTCGAGCCTTGCGGAAGGCCAAAAGGGCATCATGCTTGCGGCGGGGCTTAAACTCATAATTCCGTTCATCATCGTAATCCCCGGAATCATGGCGTTCAACCTCTATTCCGACGACCAGGCGCACGCGGCTCAGATGGACAAGAAAATCGCGACGGAAAACGCCAAGGCGTACTCCGTTGTGTACTTCGACTGGCTCGACCAAAACAACAAAAAATACGACCCCCGCCTTGCGGTAGAAACGTTCTCGTACGAGCAGAAAAAGGGCGCAAAGCACCCGATTTTCTCGGAGCACGAAATGAACGCCCTCCACGACGAATACGCCCGCGCAAAGGCCGACGGCACCGTTTACCTCACGCAGTTCGTCTACGACAAGGGCTGGGCGAAGGCAAACGAAAACGGCGCAAAGGCTCTCGTCGACGCATGGAATGCGCGCAACTCGGCGAACTTCGACGACCCCATGTCGACGAAAAAAACCTTCTACGGCTACAAGTACGACTCCGCTTTCGGGCTGCTCATCACAAAGGTGCTCCCCGCGGGCTTCGGTCTCAAAGGCTTCATTTTCGCCGCACTCCTCGGCGCGGTCGTAAGCTCGCTTGCGGCAATGCTCAACGCGGCGTCCACGATTTTCACAATCGACATCTACAAGAAATTCCTCAACAAAAACGCGAGCGACAAAAACCAAGTGCTCGTCGGCAGGCTTTCGGTGCTGATTTTCGCGGTCATCGGCTGCCTCGTAGCCCCCGTGCTCGCAAACCCGAACCTCGGAACGGTGTTCGTGTACATTCAGGAATTTCAGGGCTTCCTCTCGCCGGGCATTTTGGCGGTGTTCATCTTCGGCATGTTCTCGCGCAGGGCCCCGCGCTTCGCGGGCGCAATCGGCATCATAACAAGCCCCGTGGTCTACGGCCTGCTCAAACTCTTCTGCGGCGACATCGCGTTCCTCAACAGAATGGCGATTACGTTCGCGGTATCGCTCGGCATCATGGCTCTGCTCACGCTCGTAAAGCCGCTTAAACAGGATATCGTAATGCCCGAAAACACAACCATGGACCTGTCGTCGTCGAGGGGCGCAAAGATTTCGGGAATCGCGATTCTCGTGACGTGCGTTGCGCTCTACGTCGCGTTCTCGGGGCTCTTCCTCCACGCACCGCAAATGTAG
- a CDS encoding beta-hydroxyacyl-ACP dehydratase, producing MILGKDEVKKYLPQREPFLFVDSVESYERGKSVECRLFLDPEYPFFKGHFPDNPIMPGVLMVEAMAQSSGIIVALDAAGGAQPTEPARVFYLASNNVKFTNVVHAGETLAIRAELAKSFGALRQFSVEISSGRKVAASGTLVLAEAK from the coding sequence ATGATTCTCGGAAAAGACGAAGTAAAAAAATATCTGCCGCAGCGCGAACCGTTTTTGTTCGTCGATTCGGTGGAGTCGTACGAGCGCGGGAAATCCGTCGAATGCAGGCTTTTTCTCGACCCCGAATATCCGTTTTTCAAGGGGCACTTCCCCGACAACCCGATTATGCCGGGGGTCTTGATGGTCGAGGCAATGGCGCAGTCGAGCGGGATTATCGTGGCCCTCGACGCCGCGGGCGGGGCTCAGCCGACCGAGCCTGCGCGGGTGTTCTACCTTGCCTCGAACAACGTGAAATTCACAAACGTGGTGCATGCGGGCGAAACGCTTGCGATTCGCGCCGAGCTTGCAAAATCGTTCGGGGCTTTGCGCCAGTTTTCGGTCGAAATTTCGAGCGGGCGGAAAGTCGCGGCGTCGGGCACGCTCGTGCTCGCGGAGGCGAAATGA
- a CDS encoding flavodoxin family protein — MKVLVVRGSPRKNGATARLADLFVRGLRGVGAEVFDADLTSLKISPCLGCFHCVRSGGVCALRDDMRGLLETLAASDALVCASPVYFYSMSAQTKAFFDRCFPLVRGYAYDAEKGRCACIAASVRKKLITIGAASGRISSFDALSKTYAAIADSMNMEYAADIRRGETPYFGALGARSARVRRILDSFVEAGRAFAETGAIPSEIVAAAESEIAENDRVFASRSKIFWELLKNGKTF, encoded by the coding sequence ATGAAGGTTCTTGTCGTAAGGGGAAGCCCGCGCAAAAACGGCGCGACCGCGCGGCTTGCCGACCTCTTCGTCCGCGGGCTTCGCGGCGTCGGCGCGGAGGTCTTCGACGCCGATTTGACCTCGCTTAAAATTTCGCCGTGCCTCGGCTGTTTCCACTGCGTCCGCAGCGGCGGCGTCTGCGCTTTGCGCGACGACATGCGCGGGCTTCTCGAAACCCTCGCCGCGTCCGACGCGCTCGTGTGCGCAAGCCCCGTCTACTTCTATTCCATGAGCGCGCAGACAAAGGCGTTCTTCGACAGGTGCTTCCCGCTCGTGCGCGGATACGCCTACGATGCCGAAAAGGGGCGTTGCGCGTGCATTGCCGCCTCCGTCCGCAAAAAGCTCATAACAATAGGCGCGGCGTCGGGGCGGATTTCGTCGTTCGACGCGCTCTCCAAAACCTACGCCGCCATCGCGGACTCCATGAACATGGAATACGCCGCCGACATCAGGCGCGGAGAAACCCCCTACTTCGGCGCACTAGGGGCGCGTTCGGCGCGCGTGCGCCGCATACTCGATTCTTTTGTAGAAGCGGGCAGGGCGTTTGCCGAAACGGGCGCAATCCCCTCCGAAATTGTCGCGGCGGCGGAGTCGGAAATCGCCGAAAACGACAGGGTCTTCGCCTCGCGCTCCAAGATTTTTTGGGAGCTTTTGAAAAACGGCAAAACCTTTTAA
- a CDS encoding UDPGP type 1 family protein — MDAQILKNKFEAAGQGHVFKYFDKLSEGEKSALLAQLEQVDLAELDELNKELVFAEAKGAAIDFSKLEPAPYKPLPADKASDPEWREAKRVGEEAIRAGRLAAFVVAGGQGTRLGFNAPKGLYKVTPVKQKSLFQVFAEKILSASNKYGVRIPWLVMTSHINDAATRAFFGENNFFGLRKDDVVFFKQGLMPAVDRGGKIIMESKSKIAMTPDGHGGCLRGMCRSGAIDELKKRGIDCISYFQVDNPLVNIIDPYFVGFHIMSGSEMSSKMIPKAYELEKVGHFCTLDGKTCVVEYSDLPAEYQKLRDENGKLRFVAGSVAIHVLDRDFVEKLGGNNSSAKLPFHRADKKIPCIDEKGRQIKPEKPNGIKFEMFVFDALPMANSPVIIEGFRGDEFSPVKNAEGLDSPLTCKNHQKQQAARWLAKVGEKLDTDAENVPLFDIEISPLFATNEEDFAENWKALPFVPKIEDGFYL; from the coding sequence ATGGACGCCCAAATTCTCAAAAACAAATTCGAAGCGGCGGGTCAGGGACACGTCTTCAAATACTTCGACAAACTCTCCGAAGGGGAAAAATCGGCGTTGCTCGCGCAGCTCGAACAGGTCGATTTGGCGGAGCTTGACGAACTCAACAAAGAGCTTGTCTTCGCCGAGGCAAAGGGCGCGGCCATCGACTTCTCGAAGCTCGAACCCGCCCCCTACAAGCCGCTCCCCGCAGACAAGGCCTCCGACCCCGAATGGCGCGAGGCAAAACGCGTCGGCGAAGAGGCTATCCGCGCGGGACGCCTTGCGGCGTTCGTCGTGGCGGGCGGACAGGGCACGAGGCTCGGCTTCAACGCCCCCAAAGGCCTCTACAAAGTGACCCCCGTAAAACAGAAGAGCCTCTTTCAGGTCTTTGCCGAAAAAATCCTCTCGGCGTCGAACAAATACGGCGTGCGCATTCCGTGGCTCGTGATGACAAGCCACATCAACGACGCCGCAACCCGCGCGTTCTTCGGGGAAAACAACTTCTTCGGACTCCGCAAAGACGACGTTGTCTTCTTCAAGCAGGGTCTCATGCCAGCGGTAGACCGCGGCGGCAAAATCATCATGGAAAGCAAGTCGAAAATCGCCATGACCCCCGACGGACACGGCGGCTGCCTGCGCGGAATGTGCCGCAGCGGGGCAATCGACGAGCTTAAAAAGCGCGGAATAGACTGCATAAGCTATTTTCAGGTGGACAACCCCCTCGTGAATATCATCGACCCCTATTTTGTGGGATTCCATATCATGAGCGGCTCGGAGATGTCGTCGAAGATGATTCCCAAGGCGTACGAGCTTGAAAAGGTCGGGCACTTCTGCACGCTCGACGGCAAAACGTGCGTCGTGGAATACTCCGACCTCCCCGCGGAATACCAGAAACTGCGCGACGAAAACGGCAAACTGCGCTTTGTGGCGGGCAGCGTGGCAATCCACGTACTCGACCGCGACTTCGTGGAAAAGCTCGGCGGAAACAACTCTTCGGCGAAGCTGCCGTTCCACCGCGCCGACAAGAAAATTCCGTGCATCGACGAAAAGGGCAGGCAAATCAAGCCCGAAAAGCCGAACGGAATCAAATTTGAAATGTTCGTGTTCGACGCGCTCCCGATGGCGAACTCGCCCGTAATCATCGAAGGGTTCAGAGGCGACGAATTCTCGCCCGTCAAGAACGCGGAGGGCCTTGACTCGCCGCTTACATGCAAGAACCACCAGAAACAGCAGGCGGCGCGTTGGCTCGCGAAAGTCGGCGAAAAGCTCGACACCGACGCCGAAAACGTGCCGCTGTTCGACATTGAAATCTCGCCGCTGTTTGCGACGAACGAAGAGGACTTCGCCGAAAACTGGAAAGCCCTCCCCTTCGTGCCGAAAATCGAAGACGGCTTCTACCTCTAA
- a CDS encoding lysophospholipid acyltransferase family protein produces the protein MFERATATAKTAVWKFWISFGAFLYAVCNAVFVVATLPVALFCPAKRRSAAMSFCLRRLLHFMFITAASPLRFVGLSRVRGAELFRRKGAVFVCNHGTLLDPMYALALIPDAGVLLKNKYGKILAIWYLVKCFDFIEIGWASASDASVRAELSYVLERSKRLLAEGKNYLIFPEGSRSKSGRVGEFKSLAFKLAYERGCDVVAMCVVADSPFFSKDQKGLLPPRMASYTVEGIGVLKPSDYRNADALCAAAQRMIAKRVAEIRAEKSCAAGSGGR, from the coding sequence ATGTTTGAACGCGCAACAGCCACCGCAAAAACCGCCGTCTGGAAGTTTTGGATTTCCTTCGGCGCGTTTCTCTACGCCGTCTGCAACGCGGTTTTCGTCGTCGCAACGCTTCCGGTTGCGCTGTTTTGCCCCGCGAAGAGGCGGTCGGCGGCTATGTCGTTTTGCCTGCGCAGGCTTCTGCATTTCATGTTCATAACGGCGGCGTCGCCGCTGCGCTTCGTGGGGCTTTCGCGCGTGCGCGGCGCGGAGCTGTTCCGCCGAAAGGGCGCGGTGTTCGTATGCAACCACGGCACGCTGCTCGACCCCATGTACGCGCTCGCGCTCATTCCCGACGCGGGGGTTTTGCTGAAAAACAAGTACGGGAAAATCCTCGCAATTTGGTATCTTGTAAAGTGCTTCGACTTCATCGAAATCGGCTGGGCTTCGGCGTCCGACGCCTCCGTGCGCGCCGAGCTTTCTTATGTGCTCGAACGCTCGAAGCGGCTGCTTGCGGAGGGCAAAAACTACCTGATTTTTCCCGAAGGCTCGCGCTCGAAGTCGGGGCGCGTTGGCGAGTTCAAGAGCCTTGCGTTCAAGCTCGCGTACGAGCGCGGCTGCGATGTAGTTGCGATGTGCGTCGTTGCGGATTCGCCGTTTTTTTCGAAAGACCAGAAGGGGCTTTTGCCGCCGCGCATGGCGTCGTATACCGTCGAGGGAATCGGCGTGCTGAAACCGTCCGACTACCGCAACGCCGACGCGCTTTGCGCCGCCGCCCAGCGCATGATTGCAAAGCGCGTGGCGGAAATCCGCGCCGAAAAGTCTTGCGCGGCGGGGAGCGGCGGGCGATAA